From a single Amphiprion ocellaris isolate individual 3 ecotype Okinawa chromosome 18, ASM2253959v1, whole genome shotgun sequence genomic region:
- the ep300a gene encoding histone acetyltransferase p300 isoform X3, whose product MAENVLDSGPPSAKRPKLSSPALSASASDGNDFGSLFDLEHDLPDELISANDPGLVNGGDLNQLHTTLGGGHAGLGPGGGNGGAGGMGLGLGPGGGPGGVGGGQDAVAKHKQLSELLRSGATTSTQQGHQGAMGSPGGPTAMGQHLANMKASPGQGPQQMMGQGQQQHLSPQQQANMMQQQQNAAAGMMGGMNRGMMGAQQKGNNGQQQQGMIGNQVMNGSPRMGFGNQGMAGSSNLLAETLQQQGAGGQGGMRGQQPGAMNKMGMMGNPGGPFGGPYGGQGNQGLGGAGLGPQLQNKGPMANSLAQFNVDKKNQPMQGMGAMGAQQSQTGVGGPSGAPVGGAPGMVATAQAGLVGPGTQVSAASAAAGAPPTADPEKRKLIQQQLVLLLHAHKCQRREQANGEVRQCNLPHCRTMKNVLNHMTHCQAGKSCQVAHCASSRQIISHWKNCTRHDCPVCLPLKNAGDKRNPQCESLLGVAGAGLGSSLGAVPGGQPSAPNLNPPSQIDPSSIERAYAALGLTYQGNQIQAPTAQPNMQNQGLQGQAGMRPLNPMGVNPMGVNGGVGAPPQSQQASLLQDTMMHLNVNSQSLMNDAGGVGSMPTAGPPSATGMRKGWHEDITQDLRNHLVHKLVQAIFPTPDPAALKDRRMENLVAYARKVEGDMYESANSRAEYYHLLAEKIYKIQKELEEKRRTRLQKQGLGLGPAGMGQPPTGLPPNGPLPDPPMVRPTGPNQIGNRMQGPGMNQFNQMGMQRSTPPLPMGASGNQMGMVGPRVGPPNVNQLQNQYLSQGQFSGSGPGVGAAQPGMAQPGAQGGMAQTQMGTPPSLSVASPLAQPGSASGPGGVSTMGPMGPQSVGGGGPNSAVGASVSSVTPSNTNQQPNSIPHLGPMRGSPSPAHSRSPTPHQTPPRLAGSQTPQPHTPNAPQLAPPAAPQQNQLGQGPGSNKPLQQQHMGPAGSTTPSHPGLASSSTPHGSQLPRTPLSQKGSFPADSQALTPASVSSLDTSSQQPQSDTSAANLDPKMEVKHQDEEEESDTGSCSKGGKLSNIKTEEKPIKSELKKEECSGEGGKGVPMDTSTTTPALGVKTEDRKPEVKKEVKEEEESSEAVVQQAPVKKKIFKPEELRQALMPTLESLYRQDPESLPFRMPVDPQLLCIPDYFDIVKNPMDLSTIKRKLDTGQYQDPWQYVDDIWLMFNNAWLYNRKTSRVYKYCSKLAEVFEQEIDPVMQSLGYCCGRKLEFSPQTLCCYGKQLCTIPRDAAYFSYQNRYHFCEKCFNEIQGETVSLGDDPTQPQTSINKDQFEKKKNDTLDPELLVECMDCGRRMHQICVLHNDTIWPSGFACDGCLKKTNKTRKENKYSAKRLPQTKLGCFLESRVNDFLKRQSHPEAGEVSIRVVHVSDKVVEVKPGMKSRFVDSGEMSESFPYRTKALFAFEDIDGADVCFFGMHVQEYGSDCPQPNQRRVYISYLDSVHFFRPRSLRTAVYHEILIGYLEYVKKLGYTTGHIWACPPSEGDDYIFHCHPADQKIPKPKRLQEWYKKMLDKAVAERIVHDYKDIFKQATEDRLTSAKELPYFEGDFWPNVLEESIKELEQEEEERKREENSTSNESIDDTKGDSKNAKKKNNKKTSKNKSSLSRANKKKPGMPNVSNDLSQKLYATMEKHKEVFFVIRLIAGPMANALPPISDPDPLMACDLMDGRDAFLTLARDKHLEFSSLRRSMWSSMCMLVELHNQSQDRFVYTCNECKHHVETRFHCTVCEDYDLCITCYNTKGHEHKMEKLGLGLDDESSNQAAATTQSPGDSRRLSIQRCIQSLVHACQCRNANCSLPSCQKMKRVVQHTKGCKRKTNGGCPICKQLIALCCYHAKHCQENKCPVPFCLNIKHKLRQQQLQHRLQQAQMLRRRMASMQRVGQPNPGGPPGGNGLPSPGANNGATGPGTPTSVGTQPPTPQTPTQGNMPVLSQQQGVGMGGMGGMGTPGQQQVQQPGGNIPPQHHLHQFQQVGGGGMMNSPQQQMVPQLQQPPNVQQLQQPQHPGGLPPYNPRPPGASPLHQSLGKPGLGPATPPQQQQQPNQGQGAMPVQGQQQGPPLAAVETALKIQRLAETQRQMAQAQAQAQIRGLGQGGMMAPHPHHQNSQAQIGMPHMGAQGMPPQAQGVVGRTMLDPQQQGMLAGMQQGGPQPQLPPQVQQQLQQVQQGGGGQLQPTNQQWGTGGPTMSPQQRPGMMAHMAPQQQPAVAQQQQQPMNQQQPQPGNRGLMQVMGVSGGAAGTPASLASAAASGKLPQSALQELVLTLRSPNTPLQHQQVLNILRSNPTLMAAFIRQRTARYQGTQGGPGGAGGPPQGGVRFQGAPGGLPGVGGPGANQLANLDGQQVNVNQTGQPGMNIPQGGAGGGNMPTMAQLQQLQQQQQQQQRPMLPGNLQQQQMAALQQQQQQGAMQAGQQGNMTNMAPQFRELLMRRHMQQQQQQQQQQQQQQQQMGNHGQFQQPQGLQQQQQGQQSFMQPGQGQPGIPPSSQPQPGGGGVGVPQQQQQGGPQGGPGQLGQQQGYPNSMSQVAAAIQQRLQHQMQMQQQQQQQNPMGGLQGQDVGPSGGAGGPPLQPGQGGPGQQPQGGVGGAGGGPPLPQTTQSMLHQNIHQRLLQQQHLGGGSPAQHSSPMSPQQQMAQSPHPHLQGQGGLGPAGSLSSQVRSPQPSPRPQSQPPHSSPSPRMQPSSQPQPQPSPHRISPQTQTGSPHPGHLSQHHPSMAPPPQPQQQALSQQQQPGSSVDPSQFSSDQNSIMSQLSGITGMHAGQGGQSDSSNNNNQELGTNINHNLM is encoded by the exons ATGGGGATGATGGGGAACCCAGGGGGTCCTTTTGGAGGTCCATATGGAGGTCAGGGGAATCAAGGTCTGGGAGGTGCAGGGCTGGGCCCTCAGCTCCAGAACAAAGGTCCCATGGCCAACAGCCTCGCTCAGTTCAATGTGGACAAGAAGAACCAGCCCATGCAAGGAATGGGTGCCATG GGTGCCCAGCAGTCACAGACAGGCGTGGGTGGCCCCTCAGGTGCTCCTGTGGGAGGAGCACCGGGGATGGTGGCCACTGCTCAGGCAGGTCTGGTGGGACCTGGTACCCAGGTTTCTGCAGCATCTGCTGCAGCCGGAGCACCACCCACAGCTGACCCTGAAAAGCGCAAGCTAATCCAGCAGCAACTGGTACTACTGCTTCATGCACACAAGTGCCAGCGGCGGGAGCAGGCCAATGGTGAAGTCCGGCAGTGCAACCTGCCCCACTGCCGCACTATGAAGAATGTCCTCAACCACATGACGCACTGCCAGGCTGGCAAGTCCTGTCAGG TTGCGCATTGTGCATCATCAAGGCAGATAATCTCCCATTGGAAGAACTGCACGCGGCACGACTGTCCCGTCTGCCTGCCACTGAAGAATGCTGGGGACAAGAGGAACCCGCAGTGTGAGT CTCTACTTGGCGTGGCTGGTGCAGGATTGGGCAGCTCACTTGGGGCAGTCCCTGGTGGCCAACCAAGTGCTCCCAACCTCAACCCGCCGAGCCAGATTGACCCCAGCTCTATAGAAAGAGCATATGCTGCCCTGGGCCTCACCTACCAGGGGAACCAGATCCAGGCTCCAACTGCTCAGCCTAACATGCAGAACCAAGGCCTGCAGGGGCAGGCTGGCATGAGGCCTTTGAATCCAATGG GTGTAAATCCAATGGGAGTCAATGGAGGAGTGGGTGCTCCCCCTCAGAGCCAACAAGCCAGTCTACTGCAGGATACAATGATGCATCTCAATGTGAACAGCCAAAG TCTGATGAATGATGCTGGTGGGGTTGGTTCCATGCCCACAGCAGGTCCTCCCTCTGCCACAGGCATGAGGAAAGGCTGGCATGAGGACATCACACAGGACCTACGAAACCACTTGGTCCACAAGCT TGTCCAGGCCATCTTTCCGACTCCAGATCCTGCTGCCCTCAAGGATCGTCGTATGGAGAACCTGGTGGCCTATGCACGAAAAGTTGAGGGAGACATGTATGAGTCTGCCAACAGTAGG GCTGAGTACTATCACTTGTTAGCAGAGAAGATCTATAAGATCCAGAAGGAactggaggagaagaggaggaccCGGCTCCAGAAGCAGGGTCTGGGCCTCGGTCCTGCTGGCATGGGTCAGCCCCCTACTGGACTTCCACCAA ATGGCCCCCTTCCTGACCCGCCAATGGTGCGACCAACTGGACCAAATCAGATTGGCAACAGGATGCAAGGCCCAG GTATGAATCAGTTCAATCAGATGGGGATGCAGAGGTCCACACCTCCTCTGCCCATGGGAGCATCTGGCAACCAG ATGGGAATGGTTGGACCCAGGGTGGGGCCCCCCAACGTCAACCAGCTGCAGAACCAGTATCTGTCCCAAGGACAGTTTTCTGGCTCAGGACCGGGAGTTGGAGCAGCTCAGCCTGGGATGGCCCAACCTGGAGCTCAGGGAGGCATGGCACAG ACACAGATGGGCACCCCTCCATCTCTGTCAGTTGCTAGTCCTCTAGCGCAGCCAGGTTCAGCCAGTGGTCCCGGTGGGGTCTCTACAATGGGGCCAATGGGTCCCCAGAGTGTAGGAGGTGGAGGTCCCAACTCAGCTGTTGGGGCCTCTGTTTCCTCAGTGACTCCATCTAACACAAACCAGCAGCCCAACTCCATCCCCCATTTGGGACCCATGCGTGGCTCGCCCTCCCCTGCTCACAGCCGATCCCCTACTCCCCACCAAACACCGCCCAGGCTAGCTGGGTCCCAGACGCCACAACCACACACCCCTAATGCACCGCAGCTGGCGCCACCTGCAGCCCCTCAGCAGAACCAGCTTGGACAGGGCCCCGGTTCCAACAAGCCCCTCCAGCAGCAACACATGGGGCCCGCTGGTTCGACCACTCCGTCTCACCCTGGACTGGCCTCCAGCTCAACACCACATGGTAGTCAGCTGCCACGCACTCCG TTGTCCCAGAAGGGTTCGTTTCCAGCAGACAGTCAGGCCCTGACTCCAGCCTCTGTCAGCAGTCTGGACACTTCCTCCCAGCAGCCGCAGTCAGACACCTCAGCCGCCAACCTCGACCCCAAGATGGAGGTCAAGCAtcaggatgaggaggaggagagcgacACTGGCAGCTGCTCCAAAGGAGGGAAACTCAGCAACATTAAGACAGAGGAAAAGCCTATAAAATCAGAACTGAAAAAGGAAGAGTGTTctggagagggagggaaaggaGTTCCGATGGATACATCGACAACGACGCCGGCATTGGGTGTAAAAACAGAGGACAGGAAACCGGAGGTGAAGAAAGAggtgaaagaggaagaggagagttCAGAGGCAGTTGTACAACAAGCTCCAGTGAAGAAGAAGA TCTTCAAGCCAGAGGAGCTTCGTCAGGCTCTGATGCCCACACTTGAATCTCTCTACAGACAAGACCCAGAGTCTCTGCCCTTCAGGATGCCTGTTGACCCACAGCTGCTCTGCATACCT GACTACTTTGACATTGTGAAGAACCCCATGGACTTGTCAACTATTAAGCGGAAGCTGGACACAG GTCAATATCAGGATCCCTGGCAGTATGTGGACGACATTTGGCTGATGTTCAACAATGCCTGGCTGTACAATCGCAAAACATCAAGAGTCTACAAGTACTGCTCCAAGCTGGCCGAGGTTTTTGAGCAGGAGATTGACCCGGTGATGCAGAGCCTCGGCTACTGTTGTGGGAGGAAG CTGGAGTTCTCTCCTCAGACACTGTGCTGCTACGGCAAGCAGCTGTGCACTATTCCCCGAGACGCTGCTTACTTCAGCTACCAGAACAG GTACCACTTCTGCGAGAAGTGTTTCAACGAGATCCAGGGAGAGACCGTTTCCCTGGGTGACGACCCAACGCAGCCACAGAC ATCAATTAACAAGGATCAgtttgagaagaagaagaatgacacACTGGACCCTGAACT GCTTGTTGAATGTATGGACTGTGGGCGCAGGATGCATCAAATATGTGTCTTGCACAATGACACAATCTGGCCATCGGG TTTTGCATGTGATGGCTGCTTAAAGAAGACaaataagacaagaaaagagAACAAGTATTCTGCCAAAA GGTTACCACAGACGAAGTTGGGCTGTTTTCTGGAGTCGAGGGTGAATGACTTTTTGAAGCGTCAGTCCCACCCAGAGGCTGGAGAGGTCTCCATTCGAGTCGTCCACGTCTCCGACAAAGTAGTGGAGGTTAAACCAGGCATGAAGTCCAG aTTCGTGGATAGTGGAGAGATGTCAGAATCTTTCCCATACAGGACAAAAGCCCTTTTTGCATTTGAGGACATTGACGGAGCAGATGTCTGCTTCTTTGGTATGCATGTTCAGGAGTACGGATCTGACTGCCCTCAGCCCAATCAGAG ACGAGTATACATCTCCTACCTGGACAGCGTGCATTTCTTTCGCCCCCGCTCTCTAAGAACAGCAGTTTACCATGAAATCCTCATTGGCTACTTGGAGTATGTCAAGAAATTAGG GTACACCACTGGTCACATCTGGGCCTGCCCGCCTAGTGAAGGGGACGACTACATCTTCCACTGTCACCCTGCAGATCAGAAGATCCCAAAGCCTAAACGCCTTCAGGAGTGGTACAAGAAGATGCTAGACAAAGCTGTGGCAGAGCGGATAGTGCACGACTACAAG GATATCTTCAAGCAGGCGACAGAGGATCGTTTGACTAGTGCCAAGGAACTGCCTTATTTTGAGGGTGACTTCTGGCCCAATGTGCTGGAGGAGAGCATCAAAGAGCtggagcaggaagaggaggagagaaaaagggagGAGAACAGCACCTCCAATGAGAGTATTGAT GACACAAAAGGTGACAGCAAAAATGccaagaagaagaacaacaaaaagacaagcaaGAACAAGAGCAGCTTGAGCCGAGCCAATAAGAAGAAGCCAGGGATGCCTAATGTCTCCAATGACCTTTCACAGAAGCTCTACGCCACtatggaaaaacacaaagag GTGTTCTTTGTGATCCGGTTGATTGCAGGCCCCATGGCAAATGCCTTGCCACCTATTTCAGACCCAGATCCGCTGATGGCATGTGACCTCATGGATGGCCGTGATGCTTTCCTGACGCTGGCGCGGGACAAACACCTCGAGTTCAGCTCACTGAGGAGGTCCATGTGGAGCTCTATGTGCATGTTGGTGGAGTTGCATAACCAAAGCCAGGACCGCTTTGTTTACACGTGCAATGAGTGCAAGCACCACGTGGAGACTCGCTTCCACTGTACCGTTTGTGAG GATTATGACCTCTGCATCACGTGTTACAACACTAAGGGCCACGAGCACAAGATGGAGAAGTTAGGCCTCGGCTTGGATGATGAGAGTAGCAACCAGGCTGCCGCTACCACTCAGAGCCCTGGAGACTCTCGTCGCCTCAGCATCCAACGCTGCATCCAGTCTCTCGTCCATGCGTGCCAGTGTCGAAACGCAAACTGCTCTCTGCCGTCTTGCCAAAAGATGAAACGTGTTGTTCAACACACAAAAGGTTGCAAAAGAAAAACCAATGGCGGCTGCCCCATCTGCAAGCAGCTTATTGCGTTGTGTTGTTACCATGCAAAGCACTGTCAGGAGAACAAGTGCCCTGTCCCGTTCTGCTTAAACATCAAGCACAAACTTcgccagcagcagctgcagcacaggCTGCAGCAAGCTCAGATGCTGAGAAGGAGAATGGCCAGCATGCAGAGAGTGGGCCAGCCCAATCCTGGAGGACCACCTGGGGGCAACGGCCTGCCCTCTCCTGGAGCCAACAATGGAGCAACAGGGCCCGGTACCCCTACGTCTGTTGGCACGCAGCCCCCTACCCCCCAGACACCCACCCAGGGGAACATGCCTGTACTCTCTCAACAGCAGGGAGTTGGAATGGGTGGAATGGGGGGCATGGGCACTCCAGGTCAACAGCAAGTTCAACAGCCAGGTGGAAACATCCCCCCTCAACACCACCTCCATCAGTTTCAGCAAGTGGGTGGAGGCGGGATGATGaattctcctcagcagcagatggtGCCTCAGCTCCAGCAGCCTCCCAATGTCCAGCAACTCCAGCAGCCACAACATCCCGGTGGTTTGCCTCCATACAATCCAAGACCACCAGGAGCTTCTCCTCTCCACCAGTCTCTGGGTAAACCTGGACTGGGTCCAGCGACCCCAccccagcagcagcaacaacccaACCAGGGCCAGGGGGCTATGCCTGTGCAAGGCCAGCAGCAAGGGCCACCTCTGGCTGCTGTAGAGACAGCCCTAAAAATCCAGCGCCTAGCAGAGACTCAGAGACAGATGGCTCAGGCCCAAGCTCAAGCACAGATCCGTGGCTTGGGACAGGGTGGTATGATGGCACCACATCCTCACCACCAGAACAGCCAGGCCCAGATAGGAATGCCTCATATGGGGGCCCAAGGCATGCCCCCACAGGCTCAGGGAGTTGTTGGAAGGACTATGTTAGACCCACAGCAACAGGGAATGCTAGCCGGGATGCAGCAAGGTGGCCCTCAGCCACAGTTGCCACCTCAAGTTCAGCAACAGCTCCAGCAGGTGCAGCAGGGAGGAGGTGGACAGCTTCAGCCAACAAACCAGCAGTGGGGCACGGGGGGACCAACCATGAGCCCACAGCAAAGGCCCGGCATGATGGCTCACATGgcaccacagcagcagccagcagttgcccaacagcagcagcaaccgATGAATCAGCAACAGCCTCAACCAGGAAACCGTGGGTTGATGCAGGTAATGGGTGTATCAGGAGGGGCAGCAGGGACACCTGCTTCACTAGCAAGTGCAGCTGCATCAGGAAAACTACCCCAGTCGGCACTACAAGAGCTTGTGCTAACACTGCGCTCCCCAAACACACCGTTACAACATCAGCAAGTCCTGAACATCCTCCGATCCAACCCAACCCTTATGGCCGCTTTTATTCGGCAGAGAACAGCCAGGTATCAAGGTACTCAGGGTGGTCCTGGGGGAGCAGGAGGGCCTCCACAAGGAGGTGTGAGGTTTCAAGGGGCTCCTGGAGGGCTGCCTGGAGTAGGAGGGCCTGGAGCCAACCAACTTGCTAATCTGGATGGACAACAGGTTAATGTGAACCAGACGGGTCAACCAGGTATGAATATACCTCAGGGTGGAGCAGGGGGAGGGAATATGCCCACCATGGCTCAGCTtcagcagctacaacagcagcaacaacaacaacagcgtCCAATGTTGCCTGGAAATCTACAACAGCAGCAAATGGCTGCgttgcagcaacaacagcaacagggAGCAATGCAAGCAGGGCAACAAGGCAACATGACCAATATGGCCCCACAGTTCAGAGAGCTGTTGATGAGAAGACAcatgcagcagcaacaacaacaacagcagcagcagcagcaacaacagcaacaaatggGAAACCATGGGCAGTTCCAGCAGCCACAAggactccagcagcagcagcaaggcCAGCAAAGCTTCATGCAGCCTGGCCAGGGACAGCCAGGGATACCGCCATCTTCTCAACCCCAGCCTGGGGGTGGAGGTGTGGGAGTTccccagcagcagcaacaaggaGGACCACAGGGTGGGCCAGGACAGCTAGGCCAACAGCAAGGCTACCCTAACTCCATGTCACAAGTCGCTGCAGCGATCCAGCAAAGGCTTCAACACCAGATGCAgatgcagcaacaacagcagcagcaaaatccAATGGGTGGTCTTCAAGGACAAGATGTAGGGCCCAGTGGGGGTGCTGGAGGACCTCCTCtccagcctggacaaggtgGGCCGGGGCAACAACCACAAGGTGGAGTTGGCGGAGCAGGTGGTGGGCCACCACTGCCGCAGACGACCCAAAGCATGCTTCACCAGAACATCCACCAGAggctcctgcagcagcagcaccttgGAGGGGGATCTCCAGCCCAGCATAGCAGTCCTATGAGTCCCCAGCAGCAGATGGCTCAGTCCCCCCACCCGCACCTCCAAGGACAAGGAGGACTCGGTCCTGCAGGATCGCTCAGCAGTCAGGTCAGGTCACCTCAGCCCTCACCAAGGCCGCAGTCGCAGCCTCCGCACTCCAGCCCGTCCCCACGCATGCAGCCCTCCTCCCAGCCTCAGCCCCAGCCTTCACCTCATCGCATCTCCCCACAGACCCAGACCGGGTCACCGCACCCAGGCCATCTGAGTCAACACCACCCCAGTATGGCACCGCCTCCACAACCCCAACAGCAAGCGCtgtctcagcagcagcaaccaGGTAGTTCTGTAGATCCTAGTCAGTTCAGCTCAGACCAGAACTCTATAATGTCCCAGCTGAGTGGGATAACAGGGATGCATGCAGGACAGGGGGGACAGTcggacagcagcaacaacaacaaccaggaGCTGGGGACGAACATTAACCACAACCTTATGTAG